From the Anoplopoma fimbria isolate UVic2021 breed Golden Eagle Sablefish chromosome 14, Afim_UVic_2022, whole genome shotgun sequence genome, one window contains:
- the txnl1 gene encoding thioredoxin-like protein 1 — protein sequence MVGVKVIASDPDFQPELAAAGSRLAVVKFTMAGCRPCVRIAPAFNTLSNKYPQVVFLEVDVHVCQATAAANNISATPTFLFFRNRVRVDQYQGADSAGLEEKIKQHTENDPGNSEDSDIPKGYMDLMPFVSKAGCECLNESDDCGFDNCLIKDSSYMESDCDEQLLITIAFNQPVKLFSMKLLSSDFAQAPKVVKVFINLPRSMGFDDAERSEATQSLELSEEDYKDDGLIPLRYVKFQNVQSVTLFIKSNQGDEETTKINYLTFIGTPVQATNMSDFKRVVGKKGESH from the exons ATGGTTGGTGTTAAAGTGATCGCCAGCGACCCGGACTTCCAACCGGAGCTAGCGGCGGCCGGCTCCCGGCTCGCCGTAGTGAAGTTTACAATGGCTGG GTGTCGGCCCTGTGTCAGAATAGCTCCAGCCTTCAACACGTTGAGCAACAAGTACCCACAGGTCGTCTTCCTCGAAGTAGATGTTCATGTCTGTCAG gcAACAGCGGCCGCCAACAACATCTCAGCCACGCCGACATTCTTGTTCTTCAGGAACCGGGTTCGGGTGGACCAGTATCAGGGGGCAGACTCTGCGGGTCTGGAGGAGAAGATCAAACAGCACACAGAAAACGACCCGGGAAACAGCGAGGACTCCGACATTCCAAAGGGATAC ATGGACCTCATGCCTTTTGTCAGCAAAGCCGGCTGCGAGTGCCTCAACGAGAGCGACGACTGCGGCTTCGATAACTGCTTAATCAAAGACTCCTCCTACATGGAGTCCGACTGCGATGAGCAG TTGCTGATAACTATCGCCTTCAACCAGCCTGTGAAGCTCTTCTCTATGAAGCTCCTGTCCTCAGACTTTG CCCAAGCCCCTAAGGTGGTGAAGGTGTTCATTAACCTCCCCCGGTCGATGGGCTTCGACGACGCCGAGCGGAGCGAAGCCACTCAGAGCCTGGAGCTGTCGGAGGAAGACTACAAAGACGACGGTCTGATCCCACTGCGCTACGTCAAGTTTCAGAACGTACAGAGCGTCACG CTGTTTATCAAGTCAAACCAGGGAGACGAGGAGACGACAAAAATCAACTACCTGACGTTCATAGGCACTCCAGTACAGGCCACCAACATGAGCGACTTCAAGAGG GTCGtgggaaagaaaggagagagtCACTGA